Proteins from one Buchnera aphidicola (Cinara laricifoliae) genomic window:
- a CDS encoding prephenate dehydratase domain-containing protein has protein sequence MDKKQKLTFLRNKIDYIDYKIIKLLSSRESVSINILKNKIHNQFDVRDKNREMEIFYNLHQFSKKNKINPIFIKKIFKIIVENSVIIQKNYKNEILKNKKKSLCAYLGPIGSYSSAIFNSISENKKQFLIPDEHYTFDSIIKSLENNNCDIALLPIENRISGIIPEVYDILKKHKNIYIIKEFYAKIQHHLFANKNCFFYKINQVYSHIQPFKQCSLFIKKFPEWNKKYFNSTSAGMKQLALENQQTSAAIGNSIGGSYYNLKKIAINISNINNNITRFILISKKIKKINENISNKITIIIKIINYKINKYKILKKFKRRKIKIIKMILVNKIFNTIEATYFIEIKSYLHSEIFQEILSEIKKYTKYIKILGCYPIEKNITKLY, from the coding sequence ATGGATAAAAAACAAAAATTAACTTTCTTACGTAATAAAATTGATTATATTGATTATAAAATAATAAAATTACTTTCATCTAGAGAATCTGTTTCAATTAATATATTAAAAAATAAAATACATAATCAATTTGATGTGCGAGATAAAAATCGTGAGATGGAGATATTTTATAATTTACATCAATTTAGTAAGAAAAATAAAATTAACCCAATATTTATAAAAAAAATATTTAAAATCATCGTTGAAAATTCTGTTATAATTCAAAAAAATTATAAAAACGAAATATTAAAAAATAAAAAAAAATCTTTATGCGCCTACTTAGGACCTATCGGATCATATTCATCTGCTATTTTTAATAGTATTTCTGAAAATAAAAAACAATTTCTAATTCCAGATGAACATTATACTTTTGATTCTATAATAAAATCTCTTGAAAATAATAATTGTGATATAGCACTACTTCCAATTGAAAATAGAATATCAGGAATTATTCCGGAAGTATATGACATACTAAAAAAACATAAAAATATATATATTATTAAAGAATTTTATGCAAAAATTCAACATCATTTATTTGCAAATAAAAATTGTTTTTTTTATAAAATTAACCAAGTATATAGTCATATACAACCATTCAAACAATGTAGTCTTTTTATAAAAAAATTTCCAGAATGGAATAAAAAATATTTTAATAGTACCTCTGCAGGAATGAAGCAACTAGCACTAGAAAACCAACAAACATCAGCTGCAATTGGAAACTCAATAGGTGGTTCATATTATAATTTAAAAAAAATTGCTATCAATATATCTAATATAAATAATAATATAACTAGATTTATATTAATATCAAAAAAAATAAAAAAAATAAATGAAAATATTTCCAATAAAATAACGATTATTATAAAAATAATTAATTATAAAATAAATAAATATAAAATATTAAAAAAATTTAAAAGAAGAAAAATTAAAATCATAAAAATGATTTTAGTTAATAAAATTTTTAATACAATAGAAGCAACATATTTTATAGAAATTAAATCATATCTTCACTCTGAAATATTCCAAGAAATATTATCCGAAATAAAAAAATATACAAAATATATAAAAATATTAGGTTGTTATCCTATTGAAAAAAATATAACAAAATTATATTAA
- the tldD gene encoding metalloprotease TldD has translation MIEILLNKYNIDKKNVVMLLDNMLDNNIDFGDIYFQSKEQEIWILENKIIKKGIYFFDEGVGIRAIKNISTSFSYTNSITLTNLTNSIDTVCKMLSSIKRGNIISKQGHLHIENMYTSCNLIQDSYIEKKLYILNYIDSLARSQDYRVIDVHAVLTCEYEKILIGSTDSTILSNDSRPLIYVNIEVMVEQNSKREKGFHGGGGRFKITDFLKKQNDNQMLIELWTKEAVRIALVRLFARISPAGSFPVILGPGWPGILFHEAVGHGLEGDFIRKKTSIFTKKIGQQVASNLCTIVDNGILYGNRGSINIDDEGIPGKYNILIKDGILKSFLQDKLNAHIMCQKSTGNGRRESYAHLPMPRMTNTYLLAGLDKHADIIDSVDYGIYAVNFSGGQVDITSGNFVFSTLEAYLVKNGKIIYPLKGATLIGSGTEVMKSISMVGNNLQMASGLGDCEKNGQTVPVNVGQPTIKIDQLTISGTY, from the coding sequence ATGATAGAGATTTTATTAAATAAATATAATATTGATAAAAAAAATGTTGTTATGTTATTGGATAATATGTTAGATAATAATATTGATTTTGGAGATATTTATTTTCAATCAAAAGAACAAGAAATATGGATTTTAGAAAATAAAATTATAAAAAAGGGTATTTATTTTTTTGATGAAGGAGTAGGGATACGAGCTATAAAAAATATTTCTACTAGTTTTTCTTATACTAATTCTATTACATTAACTAATTTAACTAATTCAATTGATACAGTATGTAAGATGTTATCTAGTATAAAAAGAGGTAATATAATTAGTAAACAAGGACATTTACATATCGAAAATATGTATACATCATGTAATTTAATACAAGACAGTTATATTGAAAAAAAACTTTATATTTTAAACTATATTGATAGTCTAGCTAGAAGTCAAGATTATCGTGTAATTGACGTTCATGCTGTATTAACATGTGAATATGAAAAAATTTTAATTGGATCTACAGATAGTACAATTTTATCTAATGATTCTCGACCTTTAATCTATGTAAATATTGAGGTTATGGTTGAACAAAATAGCAAGAGAGAAAAAGGTTTTCATGGTGGAGGTGGCAGATTTAAAATTACTGATTTTTTAAAAAAACAAAATGATAACCAAATGCTAATAGAATTATGGACTAAAGAAGCAGTTCGTATTGCGTTAGTTAGATTATTTGCTAGAATATCTCCTGCTGGTTCTTTTCCTGTTATTCTAGGTCCGGGTTGGCCTGGTATTTTATTTCATGAAGCAGTTGGACATGGTTTAGAAGGAGATTTTATTCGTAAAAAAACATCTATATTTACTAAAAAAATTGGCCAACAAGTTGCTTCTAATTTATGTACTATCGTAGATAATGGAATTTTGTACGGTAATAGAGGTTCAATTAATATTGATGACGAAGGGATACCTGGTAAATATAACATTTTAATTAAAGATGGAATATTAAAATCCTTTTTACAAGATAAATTAAATGCACATATTATGTGTCAAAAAAGTACTGGAAATGGTCGACGAGAATCATATGCTCATTTACCAATGCCTCGCATGACAAATACATATTTATTAGCGGGTTTAGATAAACACGCAGATATTATAGATAGTGTAGATTATGGTATTTATGCTGTAAATTTCAGTGGCGGGCAAGTAGATATCACTTCTGGTAATTTTGTTTTTTCAACTTTAGAAGCTTATCTTGTAAAAAATGGTAAAATCATTTATCCATTAAAAGGAGCCACATTAATTGGATCAGGAACCGAAGTAATGAAATCTATATCTATGGTAGGAAATAATTTACAAATGGCTAGTGGATTAGGTGATTGTGAAAAAAACGGTCAAACTGTTCCAGTAAATGTTGGTCAACCAACCATTAAAATAGATCAATTAACTATTAGTGGAACATATTAA
- the rpmA gene encoding 50S ribosomal protein L27, producing MAHKKAGGSSRNGRDSHSKRLGIKKFGGEYVYPGNIIIKQRGTKFHPGHNVKCGKDHTLFAVIKGLVKFKKRGLLNKIYVNVIKKNNKLT from the coding sequence ATGGCTCATAAAAAAGCAGGAGGTTCTTCTAGAAATGGAAGAGATTCTCATTCAAAAAGATTAGGTATAAAAAAATTTGGAGGAGAATACGTATATCCGGGAAATATTATAATTAAACAAAGAGGAACTAAATTTCATCCCGGGCATAATGTAAAATGTGGTAAAGATCATACTTTATTTGCTGTTATAAAAGGATTAGTAAAATTTAAAAAAAGGGGTTTACTTAATAAGATTTATGTAAATGTTATAAAAAAAAACAATAAACTAACATAA
- the trmD gene encoding tRNA (guanosine(37)-N1)-methyltransferase TrmD: protein MIKFSIITIFPKMFDSIFQYGIINQAIKKKIININIFNLRNYSIYKRNKVDDKIYGGGSGMLIMFLPLLKAITHIKKTIKKPSLVVYLSPQGKLLHHNNIKHFIKEKHIIFICGRYKGIDERFLKTEVDEEWSIGDYIVTGGEIPAMVFIDAITRMIPGVLNNKNSLLEESFSNNLLDYPNYTRPKKINNQTVPTVLLSGNHKKIKKWRFKKSIQNTILKKPHLLKKLNKIKNNKII from the coding sequence ATGATAAAATTTAGTATTATTACAATTTTTCCAAAAATGTTTGATAGTATATTTCAATACGGAATCATTAATCAAGCTATTAAAAAAAAAATAATTAATATAAATATTTTTAATCTTAGAAATTATAGTATATACAAAAGAAATAAAGTAGATGATAAAATCTATGGTGGAGGTTCAGGAATGTTAATAATGTTTTTACCTTTATTGAAAGCAATCACTCATATAAAAAAAACCATTAAAAAACCTTCTTTAGTAGTTTATCTGTCTCCACAAGGAAAATTACTCCATCATAATAATATTAAACATTTTATTAAAGAAAAACATATAATATTTATTTGTGGTCGTTATAAAGGTATTGATGAACGTTTTTTAAAAACCGAAGTAGACGAAGAATGGTCAATTGGAGACTATATAGTAACAGGCGGTGAAATACCTGCAATGGTATTTATAGATGCTATTACACGAATGATACCCGGTGTATTAAATAATAAAAATTCTTTACTAGAAGAATCATTCAGTAATAATTTACTAGATTATCCAAATTATACACGACCAAAAAAAATTAATAATCAAACTGTACCTACAGTTTTGTTATCAGGTAATCATAAAAAAATAAAAAAATGGCGATTTAAAAAATCAATTCAAAATACTATTTTAAAAAAACCACATCTTTTAAAAAAATTAAATAAAATTAAAAATAATAAAATTATATAA
- the aroQ gene encoding type II 3-dehydroquinate dehydratase, whose product MGNKFQILLINGPNLNLLGTRETKIYGTETLFQIIKKTKHIAQRLNVELYDFQSNAEHKIVEKIHESKNLKIEFILINPGAFAHTSISIRDALLAIQIPFFEIHISNIFSRENFRSHSWISDISNGIISGFGSDGYIWALHTSVNMLLKKNKYNDK is encoded by the coding sequence ATGGGTAATAAATTTCAAATTTTATTAATTAATGGACCTAATTTAAATTTATTAGGAACACGAGAAACAAAAATATATGGTACAGAAACGCTGTTTCAAATTATCAAAAAAACAAAACATATAGCGCAACGTTTAAACGTTGAACTATACGATTTTCAATCTAATGCAGAACACAAGATAGTTGAAAAAATACATGAAAGCAAAAACCTTAAAATAGAATTTATATTAATTAATCCAGGAGCATTCGCTCATACTAGTATCTCCATAAGAGACGCATTGTTAGCTATACAAATTCCTTTTTTCGAAATTCATATTTCTAATATCTTTTCTCGAGAAAATTTTCGTTCACATTCATGGATATCTGATATATCTAATGGCATTATATCTGGATTTGGATCTGATGGATATATATGGGCTCTACATACCTCTGTAAATATGTTGTTAAAAAAAAATAAATATAACGATAAGTAA
- the rpsI gene encoding 30S ribosomal protein S9 translates to MSEYINYGTGRRKSSSARVFLRKGEGKIFINKRILTEYFGRKTACMVVQQPLGVVNMLNIFDFYITVKGGGISGQAGAIRQGITRALINYDNTLRDILRKEGFVTRDSRQVERKKFGFRKARKKIQFSKR, encoded by the coding sequence ATGTCTGAGTATATAAATTATGGTACAGGTCGTCGCAAATCTTCTTCTGCGCGTGTTTTTTTACGTAAGGGAGAAGGAAAAATTTTTATTAATAAACGTATTTTAACAGAATATTTTGGTAGAAAAACTGCATGTATGGTAGTTCAACAACCATTAGGTGTAGTAAATATGTTAAATATATTTGATTTTTATATTACAGTAAAAGGTGGTGGAATATCTGGACAAGCTGGGGCTATTAGACAAGGAATTACTCGTGCATTAATTAATTATGATAATACATTACGAGATATTTTACGAAAAGAAGGTTTTGTAACACGTGATTCTAGACAAGTAGAACGTAAAAAATTTGGTTTTCGCAAAGCTAGAAAAAAAATCCAGTTTTCTAAAAGATAA
- the cgtA gene encoding Obg family GTPase CgtA, producing MKFVDSAIIHVSAGNGGHGCISFRREKFIPKGGPDGGDGGDGGNIWIISDLNMNSLTDYRIKKTFYAENGKNGSNSNSSGKKGKDIFIRVPLGTRILNINTNTIIADIQKKNQKVLIAKGGWHGLGNSRFKSSTNQTPRKKTEGSRGEYKIILLELILIADIGTLGLPNSGKSTLTSALSNAKPKIDYYPFSTLYPVLGTVKIKKKKFIIADIPGIIKGASSGIGLGIKFLKHLSRCRLLLHIIDVTTINKKNINKVKFIILKELKNFNESLFKIPRWLIFNKIDILTKKKIIKITKYITKKIQNNQKYYFISAKNNIGTKQLSKDIIQHLYKT from the coding sequence ATGAAATTTGTTGATTCAGCTATAATTCATGTATCTGCTGGAAACGGAGGACATGGGTGTATAAGTTTTAGAAGAGAAAAATTTATACCAAAAGGAGGTCCTGATGGCGGAGATGGTGGTGACGGAGGAAATATTTGGATAATATCTGATTTAAATATGAATTCATTAACTGATTATAGAATTAAAAAAACATTTTACGCTGAAAATGGAAAAAATGGATCTAATTCTAATAGTTCTGGAAAAAAAGGAAAAGATATTTTTATTCGTGTACCATTAGGTACTAGAATTTTAAATATTAATACTAATACTATTATAGCTGATATACAAAAAAAAAACCAAAAAGTTCTCATTGCTAAAGGAGGTTGGCATGGATTAGGAAATTCTCGTTTTAAATCATCCACAAACCAAACTCCAAGAAAAAAAACAGAAGGTTCTCGAGGGGAATATAAAATTATATTATTAGAATTAATATTAATCGCAGATATTGGAACATTAGGTCTTCCTAATTCAGGTAAATCTACATTAACTAGTGCACTATCTAATGCAAAACCAAAAATAGATTATTATCCATTTAGTACATTATATCCTGTATTAGGAACAGTAAAAATAAAAAAAAAAAAATTTATTATTGCTGACATACCTGGAATAATAAAAGGTGCATCATCTGGAATAGGATTAGGAATAAAATTTTTAAAACATTTATCTCGTTGTCGATTACTATTACATATTATTGATGTTACAACAATTAATAAAAAAAATATAAATAAGGTTAAATTTATTATATTAAAAGAACTTAAAAATTTCAATGAATCATTATTTAAAATACCTCGATGGTTAATTTTTAATAAAATTGATATTTTAACAAAAAAAAAAATTATTAAAATAACGAAATATATAACAAAAAAAATTCAAAATAATCAGAAATATTATTTTATTTCAGCAAAAAATAATATCGGAACAAAACAATTATCTAAAGATATAATTCAACATTTATACAAAACATAA
- a CDS encoding helix-turn-helix domain-containing protein, which yields MFNNQKNSSQFIVSNIINKEVFYTPLINYIKIALKNYFLIVIEKTENNLYQMFLSEIEKPLFDSIMQYTRGNQTKAALILGINRGTLRKKLNLYYQNKKFIK from the coding sequence ATGTTTAATAATCAAAAAAATTCTAGTCAGTTCATAGTATCAAATATTATAAATAAAGAAGTATTTTATACTCCTTTAATTAATTATATCAAAATAGCTTTAAAAAATTATTTTTTGATAGTAATTGAAAAAACAGAAAATAATTTATATCAAATGTTTTTATCTGAAATAGAAAAACCTTTATTTGATAGTATTATGCAATATACACGAGGTAATCAAACAAAAGCCGCTTTAATTTTAGGTATTAACCGTGGAACATTGAGGAAAAAATTAAATCTATATTATCAAAATAAAAAATTTATTAAATAA
- the rimM gene encoding ribosome maturation factor RimM (Essential for efficient processing of 16S rRNA) → MIIVGRIGHPYGILGWIHIVSFTEIKKNIFSYFPWILEKSRINLYKNDMIMYRKHRDQFIIKLKNIDNRNQTLNFIKQNILIKSNQLPILNNQEYYWHNILYCHIFNLKNKKIGLVTEILENKIYNTLKIFTIKNSKYIYIPFIQPDIIKKIDINNKIIIIS, encoded by the coding sequence ATGATTATAGTAGGAAGAATAGGACATCCATATGGAATATTGGGATGGATTCATATAGTTTCATTTACAGAAATAAAAAAAAACATATTTAGTTATTTTCCATGGATATTAGAAAAATCACGTATAAATTTATATAAAAATGATATGATTATGTATCGAAAACATAGAGATCAATTCATCATAAAATTAAAGAATATAGATAATAGAAACCAAACATTGAATTTTATAAAACAAAATATATTAATTAAATCAAACCAATTACCGATATTAAATAATCAAGAATATTATTGGCATAACATTTTATATTGTCATATTTTTAATCTAAAAAATAAAAAAATAGGTTTAGTAACGGAAATACTAGAAAATAAAATTTATAATACATTAAAAATTTTTACTATTAAAAACAGTAAATATATATATATTCCATTTATACAGCCAGATATAATTAAAAAAATCGATATAAATAATAAAATAATCATAATTAGTTAG
- the rplU gene encoding 50S ribosomal protein L21 translates to MYAIFLDRNKQYKVKFGEIIKLEKMNLKIGEIIIFKQIILLSNNKEISIGQPILKNVYIEGSVYKHGRDKKIKIIKFNRRKHYKKNQGHRQYYTKVKIKNIKY, encoded by the coding sequence ATGTATGCTATATTCTTGGACCGAAATAAACAATATAAAGTAAAATTTGGTGAAATTATTAAATTAGAGAAGATGAATTTAAAAATTGGAGAAATTATAATATTTAAACAAATAATATTATTATCCAATAATAAAGAAATATCTATTGGACAACCAATACTAAAAAATGTTTATATAGAAGGATCTGTCTATAAACATGGAAGAGATAAAAAGATAAAAATTATAAAATTTAATCGTCGTAAACATTATAAAAAAAACCAAGGACATAGACAATATTATACAAAAGTTAAAATTAAAAATATAAAATATTAA
- a CDS encoding S4 domain-containing protein: MPNLIKLNFVVSSSQSTYSRLDKILAQYISLVSRSCIKKWILLGYVSVNNIIVSIPKKKFF; the protein is encoded by the coding sequence ATGCCTAATTTGATTAAATTAAATTTTGTAGTTTCTTCATCTCAATCAACCTATTCTAGATTAGATAAAATTTTAGCTCAGTATATCTCTTTAGTTTCTCGTTCATGTATAAAAAAATGGATTTTATTAGGCTATGTATCTGTTAATAATATTATTGTCAGTATTCCAAAAAAAAAATTTTTTTAA
- the rpsP gene encoding 30S ribosomal protein S16 has protein sequence MIKIRLARHGSKKKPFYQIVVSDIRSARNGKFIEKIGYFNPFAKKYEKKIYLSIKRIQYWLKNGAKKSKRFSSLFMKFKNNNSNE, from the coding sequence ATGATAAAAATTAGACTTGCTCGACACGGATCAAAAAAAAAACCATTTTATCAAATTGTAGTATCTGATATAAGATCAGCACGTAACGGAAAATTTATTGAAAAAATTGGATATTTTAATCCATTTGCTAAAAAATATGAAAAAAAAATATACTTATCTATCAAAAGAATTCAATATTGGTTAAAAAATGGAGCAAAAAAATCTAAAAGATTTTCAAGTCTATTTATGAAATTTAAAAATAATAATTCTAATGAATAA
- a CDS encoding signal recognition particle protein, whose translation MFNTLTKKITDIFEKISHHGHLKEKKIKETMQKVKLALLNADVSLTVVKLFLKKIKLKTSEIHINKNFSPSQNLIKIVLEELISMMGNNCYKFKFLLNQLTICTIIGQPGSGKTTSTAKLAYLLSKQYKKKILVVSIDIYRPAAILQLKRLIQKTKANFFQSNCDQKINKIIQLAIQEAKKKKYDVLLIDTTGSIHNNPSKIQELKKIQDYIQSQETLFVIDAMTGQDSIHVINEFNKIFKLSGVILTKLDSDTRGGVALSVRTLTKIPIKYIGTGEKIYDLQIFHPERIAKRILGMGDILSLIDDIQNKIKDTELNLLKNANKKGDKFNLNDFLLQIKQINKIGGINSLINKLPINMYSNNPILENIDEKSFIKIEAMINSMTEKERKIPSIIKYSRKKRISKGSGNSIQEINIYLKKFEHMKKIMKNIKKNKKNKIFEKIKNYLIK comes from the coding sequence ATGTTCAATACTTTAACAAAAAAAATAACTGATATTTTTGAAAAAATTTCACATCACGGACATTTAAAAGAAAAAAAAATAAAAGAAACAATGCAAAAAGTAAAATTAGCACTATTAAATGCAGATGTTTCATTAACAGTTGTAAAATTATTTTTAAAAAAAATAAAACTAAAAACATCAGAAATACATATAAATAAAAACTTTAGTCCTAGTCAAAATTTAATAAAAATTGTATTAGAAGAATTAATTTCAATGATGGGTAATAATTGCTATAAATTTAAATTTCTATTAAATCAGTTAACTATATGTACTATTATTGGTCAACCTGGATCTGGTAAAACTACCAGTACAGCTAAATTAGCTTATTTATTATCTAAGCAATATAAAAAAAAAATACTCGTCGTATCTATTGATATATATAGACCAGCAGCTATTTTGCAATTAAAGCGATTAATACAAAAAACTAAAGCTAATTTTTTTCAATCTAATTGTGATCAAAAAATTAATAAAATAATTCAACTAGCAATACAAGAAGCAAAAAAAAAAAAATATGATGTATTATTAATAGACACTACTGGTAGTATACATAACAATCCATCAAAAATACAAGAATTAAAAAAAATACAAGATTATATTCAATCACAAGAAACACTATTTGTTATTGATGCAATGACTGGGCAAGACTCTATTCATGTAATTAATGAATTTAATAAAATATTTAAATTATCCGGAGTAATTTTAACAAAACTAGACAGTGATACGCGAGGAGGAGTAGCATTATCAGTACGCACTTTGACTAAAATACCAATAAAATATATTGGTACTGGAGAAAAAATTTATGATTTACAAATTTTTCATCCTGAAAGAATTGCTAAGAGAATTTTAGGAATGGGAGATATATTATCTTTAATAGATGATATTCAAAATAAAATAAAAGATACAGAATTAAATTTACTTAAAAATGCTAATAAAAAAGGAGATAAATTTAATTTAAATGATTTTTTATTACAAATTAAACAAATAAATAAAATAGGGGGAATTAATTCATTAATAAATAAATTACCTATCAATATGTATTCTAATAACCCTATTTTAGAAAATATTGATGAAAAATCTTTTATAAAAATTGAAGCTATGATTAATTCTATGACAGAAAAAGAAAGAAAAATTCCATCTATAATAAAATATTCGAGAAAAAAAAGAATATCAAAAGGATCTGGAAATTCTATACAAGAAATTAATATTTATTTAAAAAAATTTGAACATATGAAAAAAATTATGAAAAATATAAAAAAAAACAAAAAAAATAAAATATTTGAAAAAATTAAAAATTATCTGATAAAATAA
- a CDS encoding RluA family pseudouridine synthase, with protein sequence MFLNDHISVNVLKNFQFIEIKKENIFLDIIFKDSEILVLNKPPNLVVHLGYGHTSGTLLNSLMFHYKNNCMLPRAGIVHRLDKNTSGLLVVARTIFSYHYLIGLFKRRRVIKEYDAIVIGRIEFNGTINVPIKRNIYNRTMMSVGIGGKQAITHYKVITMFRNYTHIRIFIETGRMHQIRVHISSILHPIFGDSIYSKGIKPNLLGYSKSTYNLLLKFSRPALHSSMLKFLHPITNKLQTWIVSPPVDMVQLLHSLYSEDMK encoded by the coding sequence ATTTTTTTAAATGATCATATTTCAGTCAATGTATTAAAAAATTTTCAATTTATTGAAATAAAAAAAGAAAATATATTTTTAGATATAATTTTTAAAGATTCTGAAATACTAGTTTTAAATAAACCACCTAATTTAGTTGTTCATTTAGGTTACGGACATACTTCCGGAACTTTATTAAACTCTTTAATGTTTCATTATAAAAATAATTGTATGTTACCAAGAGCAGGTATAGTTCATCGATTAGATAAAAATACTTCTGGTTTATTAGTTGTAGCAAGGACAATTTTTTCATATCATTATTTAATTGGTTTATTTAAACGTCGTAGAGTTATTAAAGAATATGATGCAATTGTAATTGGTCGTATTGAGTTTAATGGAACAATAAATGTTCCTATTAAAAGAAACATTTATAATAGAACTATGATGTCAGTAGGTATTGGTGGTAAACAAGCAATTACACATTATAAAGTAATTACTATGTTTAGAAATTATACACATATTCGTATTTTTATAGAAACAGGAAGAATGCATCAAATTAGAGTGCATATTTCTTCTATTTTACATCCAATATTTGGAGATTCCATATACTCTAAAGGTATTAAGCCAAATTTATTAGGTTATTCTAAATCAACATATAATTTATTATTAAAATTTTCTAGACCAGCTTTACATTCTAGTATGTTGAAGTTTTTACACCCTATAACAAATAAATTACAGACTTGGATAGTTAGCCCGCCAGTAGATATGGTACAATTACTACATTCTTTATATTCAGAAGATATGAAATGA
- the rplS gene encoding 50S ribosomal protein L19, producing MNNYIHSIENQYKKKNIPLFNSGDSMIIKIWILEGNKKRLQSFEGIVIAKRNRNLNASFTVRKVSNGEGVERTFLIHSPNIHEITITKKGLVKKAKLYYLRNRTGKSARIKERLK from the coding sequence ATGAATAATTACATTCACTCAATTGAAAATCAATATAAAAAAAAAAATATTCCATTATTTAATTCAGGTGATTCTATGATTATAAAAATATGGATATTAGAAGGAAATAAAAAACGTCTTCAATCTTTTGAAGGAATTGTGATAGCTAAAAGAAATAGAAACCTTAATGCATCATTTACAGTTCGTAAAGTATCTAACGGAGAGGGAGTAGAAAGAACGTTTTTAATTCACTCTCCAAATATACATGAAATAACAATTACAAAAAAAGGATTAGTTAAAAAAGCAAAATTATATTATTTACGAAATCGTACTGGTAAGTCAGCAAGAATTAAAGAACGTTTAAAGTAA
- the rplM gene encoding 50S ribosomal protein L13, giving the protein MKSFSANVNNIVKSWYYVDATNKVLGRFATEISLRLRGKYKSEYTPHVDTGDYIIVINASKIIVTGKKILNKVYYHHTGYVGGIKKYTLQYMLLNHPERVIEKAVKGMLPKGSLGRSIFKKLKVFPFHEHNLNAQKPIFLNI; this is encoded by the coding sequence ATGAAAAGTTTTTCAGCAAATGTTAACAATATTGTGAAATCCTGGTATTACGTTGATGCTACAAATAAAGTTTTAGGTCGTTTTGCAACTGAAATATCTTTACGTTTACGTGGGAAATATAAATCCGAGTATACTCCTCATGTTGATACTGGTGATTATATCATAGTTATAAATGCATCAAAAATAATTGTTACTGGTAAAAAAATTCTTAATAAAGTTTATTATCACCATACCGGTTATGTTGGTGGAATAAAAAAATATACTTTACAATACATGTTATTAAATCATCCTGAAAGAGTTATTGAAAAAGCTGTTAAAGGAATGTTACCCAAGGGTTCTTTGGGTAGATCAATTTTTAAAAAATTAAAAGTATTTCCGTTTCATGAGCATAATTTAAATGCGCAAAAACCAATTTTTTTAAATATTTAA